The genome window ATGACCCCCCAATCtgcacccgtaacatataggtaagtccatgtagcaaatCCCTAAGTGCATCTTCCTACActtggggcatgggggcctccgtttCTGCGGGAacctccctcctgatcggccctgataTTAGGGTCCCTTGCTGCCCTGATTGAGCCTGAAGcaactcccctgctgctgactgtGCCCCGCTGGTGGTGCattggctgaagactgagcatgagactgggttggccctgatgaccctctaCTGAAAGCTGATCCCCCCCCCcaaaatgactccccaaagttgctcGCGGACCAagccttgctggtaccctctcgctccctcTTGTTCTTCAACTTGCGGTCCTCTAtagcttgaacaaatgctaccattttcccatagttcatgtctgaattcaaggcagatgtagaggcctcattgataaccaacgGGCTAAGGccttgcacaaaccggcgcactctagcctccatcatAGGCAACAAGAGAATGGCATATTTTGACAAGCGCgcaaactccatgtgatactcccacacactcctactcccttgcttaagattctcaaactctacggcatgggctgccctagtctcggcaggcaagaaatttTCTATAAAAGCATcaacaaactcactccatctcgttggagggctcccctcctcccgagagtcctcccatagCTCAAACAAAGAATAGGcctgttacatcccgcattttttgtatgttaaagtttcgtcgtaagttaatcgacgtaaaatTTGAGAATGaagttattttgaaattataagcattatgctatttcaaacacgtgatgagtaaattcgtgaaggagaaagggtaagaaaatcgaagaaaaggaatttcgtcaaagtttgacattttgggataaattacggcccgagctaaaatacccgatatttatggactagtgtcatacaaggtaccacatagccatgatagtaaggtatataaagtgtattaagtgaatagtattttatgtaatttgagataattcttaattatgtggatatttGGTTAATTGTGGATTTTTGGGGAAAGATTAGCAATTAATTAAGAAATTAGTGGATAAATCTTTTGGATAAGCCCTTGAACTTTAACGTGGCAGCAAGTGAGGAAGGGGCTAAAAGCCCAAAATGTGACTCTTAAGTGCATAATATAAGGTGGCACATTAAGAAAGTGTTATGGCCAAGTCATCTTTAAAGTTGGGCCCACAACTACATTAATAAAAGGCCTCCCTAATTCAATTCATAAAAGGGAGATACTATATTTGCAAAGTGACGGATGAGAGCCATAAAAGAAAAGTCATACGAGACTTCACAATATTCATAGCAACATAACAAGCTTCAGCAAAGCTAATGTTGCAATAGAAACGAAATTGATTCAAATATTTCATACGAAATCTACCTAATGTTATCGCAACGTGTGAttttgattctaagggagtatgatacaatctttctcaagaatatcatatggatttctccctacttcgatccacTATTACGTGTTGTCACAAttgacatgtgttagagggatattcaagagaatcggctcaggtatgttaaggctaagcccttacttcattttggcatgatctcgtaattacatgtgtttgataacgaggcataaagaaaagttcatgctcccgaatttatatacattatcccagtctcataaattacagtattctccttatcaggacttcatatttaattgagtattgtcttcttccagttaaaagagcagagagcctatatatacagtatttcagtattttcattaccatcgagctataattgatgggcaggcccctattgggcaacctctgatcagatgataagttatataccgagcttattatggccgagcgcctatgagcgagcccagttggccaagatacaaagcctagtatggctgagcgcctttgagcgagcctactacggcagagtagttgtatatataccgagccttatagggccgggcagctattttacttattatattgagagagttgagtcagtatcagcaggcaAGCAAATCTtcatattatctttgactcccagttactttcaattattatattatcagttcagtttcagctttcagtatattgccttacatactcggtacattatttttgtactgacgtctctttttctgggggagctgcatttcatgtgtgcaggttcagatagctagacgggtagacctcctcattagttgttgcccaagttcagcttgatcggtaagctccatgcccttcggagttgccgggtctagtgctttatgtacatcttgtgtatatatgtatatatgttatgagtaggtcagggccttgttccgatcacagtatatctatcagtagaggcttgtagacatatcctgtcagctagtgcagtatgttgggcttgtaggccttttatgtatattttattggtttgtcagccgtagtagttatgacggccttgtcggcccagctttatattgatgtttagttagcattCGCAATTGTcatgcaatgtggcccatggccaaagtatgacattatatgttcagagtcctttagtcgcaagttggtacgcaaggataggtaaggcaccgggtgtcgGTCTCTCCCCCCgtgttcggggcgtgacaaaagtggtatcagagcagttctgtcctagggagtctataagctgtgtctagtagagtcttgtttatgggtgtgtcgtgcaccatacttataagcaaGAGGttgcagggcatttaggattgtcacatTTTCTTCttgctctagatcgtgtggtagagctcacttataagaattcacattcctaaattctattttattcataatacaacgatacctacatccaaaaagacagttggtaagagattgaatgtggctatggaagagttgagtcagaggaactcgatttttcatgatgcttatgataagtaaatgtaaggtcttcagtagatgaTGTGTGTACTATgatgtgtaagcttcttaataaggatccctaaggcaagaatgcctatccactcttacggtaaaaggGATAAGAGAAttggaaggtagacacaagtttcagcaagtaaaagaagcaaagtgaaggagggtacgaggtacccagttaatgaagattaacagtatttacaattcatgcagagaaatataagcattttgagctaccttcaacagtaacagaggtatgtacaattggccacacccatctcagttatgccttatgggggctaacagaagtagtataagagaaggacggatatcaggatccggctggggttagagtaacccagaATGGTGAATGTATTATTTATGTTaattgacatttccgaaggatattgcaaatgtgctaatagatctccttgtgagacacccagatggtgcactctaaaatagtacagctagatatgagtactacaaagataggcactggaagccttgaaaggataaatattaccttagtatggctctcgtccctagtagggaaagaatgttaggcaattcgaaGAACCAGTGGATGgaacaaggggagctaaaagcaaaagaatattttgttgaagttttcaaaataaagtgatagaaagAAATGTTAGCAGGGGAAAAAAAAGAGCTAATgaaacattatgagtaagatgtgatacatagaTGACGACGGaagattaaaaaaaagaaaaatgaaatgaataacagtattatagagtctatagtcaagtaaaggaaagGACGAGAAGTAAcgggccttgagacaacaaaagagtataggccataaagtcatatcctcatttcaagaaataagctCGTGACTCCAACatgactaccagaaggaaaagttagactccagagtaatagaaattagtatgggctggtgaacaagataaactaaacatgaattagggactgagtaatttgataatagtcagtATCGTGAGATTTTCAGATTTCAttctggcgataatagaatggacgacagaagaagattcatgagaaattcagagaatggtctttcaggaagacacttccctaaagtAATCAAtgcgagcaaagttaagcttaaggaacTGTATAtaccagttatactaagt of Nicotiana tomentosiformis chromosome 7, ASM39032v3, whole genome shotgun sequence contains these proteins:
- the LOC138895768 gene encoding uncharacterized protein gives rise to the protein MAPKKRARASQGANAALGVEVDPLFDEAGEHPRGEDNPPTATLPDSTTPAQATPVSTPTKCATVPPPEIPIPPPTPASGSGISDGELREAIQMLTQIVASQAQRSNVAPTSFSQQGDSSSSRVNRFLQLDPPVFTGANPEEDPHDFIDEMHKTLRVMRAIETEGVKLDAYRLKGVAYSLFELWEDSREEGSPPTRWSEFVDAFIENFLPAETRAAHAVEFENLKQGSRSVWEYHMEFARLSKYAILLLPMMEARVRRFVQGLSPLVINEASTSALNSDMNYGKMVAFVQAIEDRKLKNKREREGTSKAWSASNFGESFWGGGSAFSRGSSGPTQSHAQSSANAPPAGHSQQQGSCFRLNQGSKGP